A part of Cannabis sativa cultivar Pink pepper isolate KNU-18-1 chromosome 6, ASM2916894v1, whole genome shotgun sequence genomic DNA contains:
- the LOC115694707 gene encoding mRNA cap guanine-N7 methyltransferase 1, with translation MKRGYTESPSTSLGPPQSRIKHNPDGDAFLEDESTKIFARKVADHYSARTNQTLEEREASVIIHLKKLNNWIKSVLIQLYARRGDAVLDLACGKGGDLIKWDKAKIGYYVGIDIAEGSIEDCRTRYNGDADHHQRRKKFSFPARLICGDCYEARLDEVLADDGPFDICSCQFALHYSWSTEARARRALANVSALLRPGGIFIGTMPDANVIVKKLREAEGLAFGNSVYWIRFDEEFSEKKFKSSSPFGIKYKFHLEDAVDCPEYIVPFHVFKALAEEYGLELVFVKNSHDFVHEYMKRPDYVELMRRLGALGDGNQDHSTLSPDEWEAAYLYLSFVLRKRGQTDRTQNNGKKDKGQMHIPKEDIMNISG, from the exons ATGAAACGAGGGTACACAGAATCGCCATCTACCTCTCTTGGGCCACCCCAATCCAGAATCAAACACAACCCAGATG GTGATGCATTTTTGGAGGATGAAAGCACAAAGATTTTTGCTCGTAAAGTGGCTGACCATTACAGTGCAAGGACAAATCAAACCTTAGAAGAGCGAGAAGCTAGTGTAATTATACACTTGAAGAAACTTAATAATTGG ATTAAAAGTGTCTTAATTCAGCTGTATGCTCGTAGAGGTGACGCTGTTCTTGATCTTGCCTGTGGCAAG GGAGGTGATCTTATCAAATGGGACAAGGCCAAAATTGGATATTATGTTGGTATTGATATAGCTGAAGGATCA ATAGAAGATTGTCGTACTCGTTACAATGGTGATGCTGATCATCATCAACGCCGTAAGAAGTTCTCATTCCCTGCACGCCTCATATGTGGAGATTGTTATGAA GCTCGATTGGATGAAGTTCTGGCAGATGATGGACCCTTTGATATTTGTAGTTGCCAG TTTGCCTTGCATTATTCCTGGTCTACTGAAGCACGTGCACGGCGAGCCTTGGCAAATGTGTCAGCTTTACTTCGTCCTGGTGGTATTTTCATCGGAACTATGCCCGATGCCAATGTGATCGTTAAAAAGCTTAGAGAAG CTGAAGGCCTGGCCTTTGGTAATAGTGTCTATTGGATACGTTTCGATGAAGAGTTTTCTGAAAAG aaattcAAATCTTCAAGCCCTTTTGGCATCAAGTACAAGTTTCACCTAGAG GATGCAGTGGATTGTCCTGAATATATTGTGCCCTTTCATGTCTTCAAAGCATTAGCAGAAGAG TATGGTTTGGAGCTAGTTTTCGTGAAGAATTCACATGATTTTGTACATGAATACATGAAAAGGCCAGATTATGTGGAGCTCATGAGGCGGCTGGGTGCCTTGGGTGATGGTAACCAAGATCATA GTACGTTATCGCCAGATGAATGGGAAGCAGCTTATTTGTACTTGTCATTCGTTCTGAGAAAG CGTGGGCAAACAGACCGGACACAAAACAATGGAAAAAAAGACAAAGGGCAGATGCATATACCAAAAGAGGACATCATGAACATCAGTGGTTGA
- the LOC115695105 gene encoding uncharacterized protein LOC115695105 produces the protein MEAFRRCLNRCHLHETPFEGDLFTWSKCRNALHTIKERLDWCFVNNHLENYFNTPQVHHLDYYQSDHRAIITAFNLLSAQTNKAKRRSHFRFEKMWLSDHKCIDIIADHWLNSTTSDLITVVSNNLKSYAENLQSLHERKYGRMKKDIKECQKKVETLNNSYINSNSHLDELKKAETILDELLEQEETYWQQRSRVDWLACGDRNTKFFHAKANARKFNNRINFIIDDMGLKVKSNAEISLVIQDYYAELLSW, from the coding sequence ATGGAAGCTTTTAGAAGATGTCTTAATAGGTGTCATCTCCATGAAACACCATTTGAGGGTGATCTATTCACTTGGTCTAAATGCCGAAACGCCTTGCACACAATAAAAGAACGTCTTGATTGGTGTTTTGTTAACAATCATTTGGAGAATTATTTCAATACACCGCAAGTCCATCATCTTGATTACTATCAATCAGACCATCGAGCTATTATCACTGCCTTCAATCTTCTCTCTGCCCAAACCAACAAAGCTAAACGCAGAAGTCATTTTCGATTTGAAAAAATGTGGCTGTCAGACCATAAATGCATAGATATTATTGCTGATCATTGGTTGAACTCAACCACTTCAGACCTGATTACAGTTGTTTCCAACAATCTGAAATCCTATGCTGAAAATTTACAAAGTTTGCATGAAAGAAAGTATGGGAGAATGAAGAAGGACATCAAAGAATGCCAAAAAAAGGTGGAAACACTCAACAACTCCTACATTAATTCCAACAGCCACCTTGATGAACTTAAAAAAGCTGAAACCATTCTTGATGAGCTTCTAGAACAAGAAGAAACCTATTGGCAGCAGCGCTCCCGAGTGGATTGGTTAGCTTGTGGAGACAGAAATACAAAGTTCTTCCATGCCAAAGCGAATGCTCGAAAATTCAACAAccgaattaattttattattgatgatATGGGTCTCAAAGTGAAATCTAATGCTGAAATTTCTTTGGTTATTCAAGATTATTATGCTGAACTTTTGAGCTGGTGA